The Rhodococcus sp. X156 genome window below encodes:
- a CDS encoding histidine kinase N-terminal domain-containing protein → MSTLSELLGEHTGLTGAAADHLQELVGEWQLLADLSFADYRLWVPVPEGLLCVAQVRPTTAHTSYPVDAGRAPCCGHPSASSCVRRWPSAGCSPRTSRTSTRASRCGGSAVPGDLRRPGGRGAQPGHQPGRPSRRSQPAGDRLPAGRRGAVPDDRGRDVPRARHRGRHPHQPTRGPTVSSGWSRPAWCSTPAPTALSAYHRMGLPTELVGTDLAQVTRTLITDPFDAEEVVQRIRSALAGDASLRIEADARRCHRAAARRCRCAPTGCPGGRWCWWRDVTEVRSRDPCPAQQGRHHPGDPPPGEEQPADGGCAAPAAGAALGQRRGAHRAHRVRAPGRLHRTGARHAVDVGGRAGRPGRRHRPAGADDGRRRLAQQRRQPAPGGQPGGCWPPSWPLRW, encoded by the coding sequence ATGTCCACCCTGAGCGAGCTCCTCGGTGAGCACACCGGCCTGACGGGTGCGGCCGCAGACCACCTGCAGGAGCTGGTCGGGGAGTGGCAGCTGCTGGCTGACCTGTCCTTCGCCGACTACCGCCTGTGGGTGCCGGTGCCCGAGGGGCTGCTCTGCGTGGCCCAGGTGCGCCCGACCACCGCGCACACCTCCTACCCGGTAGACGCCGGCCGTGCACCGTGCTGCGGCCACCCGAGCGCGAGCAGCTGCGTGCGGCGATGGCCGAGCGCCGGGTGCTCGCCGAGGACCAGCCGCACGAGCACGAGGGCATCTCGCTGCGGCGGGTCCGCGGTGCCCGGTGACCTTCGGCGGCCAGGTGGTCGCGGTGCTCAGCCGGGACACCAACCGGGCCGACCGTCCCGCCGGTCCCAGCCCGCTGGAGACCGCCTACCTGCAGGGCGCCGCGGAGCTGTGCCAGATGATCGCGGACGGGACGTTCCCCGCGCCCGGCACCGCGGCCGACATCCACACCAGCCCACGCGCGGGCCGACGGTGTCATCCGGCTGGAGCCGACCGGCCTGGTGCTCTACGCCAGCCCCAACCGCGCTGTCGGCCTACCACCGGATGGGTCTGCCCACCGAGCTGGTCGGCACCGACCTGGCCCAGGTCACCCGGACACTGATCACCGACCCCTTCGACGCCGAGGAGGTGGTGCAGCGCATCCGCTCCGCGCTGGCCGGTGATGCGTCGCTGCGGATCGAGGCGGACGCCCGCCGGTGCCACCGTGCTGCTGCGCGCCGCTGCCGCTGCGCCCCCACGGGGTGCCCAGGGGGGCGCTGGTGCTGGTGGCGCGACGTCACCGAGGTGCGCAGCCGGGACCCGTGCCCTGCTCAGCAAGGACGCCACCATCCGGGAGATCCACCACCGGGTGAAGAACAACCTGCAGACGGTGGCTGCGCTGCTCCGGCTGCAGGCGCGGCGCTCGGACAACGCCGAGGTGCGCACCGCGCTCACCGAGTCCGTGCGCCGGGTCGCCTCCATCGCACTGGTGCACGACACGCTGTCGATGTCGGTGGACGAGCGGGTCGACCTGGACGACGTCATCGACCGGCTGGTGCCGATGATGGCCGACGTCGCCTCGCTCAACAACGCCGTCAGCCTGCGCCGGGAGGGCAGCCTGGGGGGTGCTGGCCGCCGAGCTGGCCACTCCGCTGGTGA
- a CDS encoding biotin/lipoyl-binding carrier protein: MAEKVLAELPAKVWRVSVSVGDVLAAGDTVVILESMKMEIPVLAEEAGTVTSVEVSEGDDVQPGHLLAVLG; encoded by the coding sequence ATGGCGGAGAAGGTGCTCGCAGAGCTGCCTGCGAAGGTCTGGCGGGTCTCGGTGTCCGTCGGTGACGTGCTCGCCGCCGGGGACACCGTGGTGATCCTGGAGTCGATGAAGATGGAGATCCCCGTGCTGGCGGAAGAGGCCGGCACGGTGACCTCCGTGGAGGTGTCCGAGGGCGACGACGTCCAGCCCGGGCACCTGCTCGCCGTCCTCGGCTGA